Below is a genomic region from Miscanthus floridulus cultivar M001 chromosome 1, ASM1932011v1, whole genome shotgun sequence.
catccaagagttcctgtactccatcttttacaacaacaacaacaaaacaaacattaaaggactactttttcagatatataaaaaaataaatcaaattaaaaattacttgagaataattgtatatacttcagatatatatgaatataaatcaaatataattacatgaagcatacaaacacaccatggtagaataAAAATTATTAatgacccatttatccataaataattaaaatacatatttgttgattacaataaacaattttaaagacaacaattagcaacaattatattttatccaatatctttcatgcaaaccctagtccaatttcatccgacacaaatttacaaaaccgaaattaataaaaaaaccaaaccctagatctagatctacatgcatatgaaacatccataaaactaactaattgttcactaaaatcaagaaacatggaccaaataagggtataatcttgttcccctccctaatttaccctagtacattcaaaacttgggtctaatttgcttcataagtagctcaagcatcatagaagagagagaaaagcaaaactctaattactcactaaccaaccattaaaacttcaaaaaaagtgtggaatagcattttcttaccgtcTACAGCCAGGGCCGTCCCGGGAAAATTAGAGGCCCTGTACGATACTAAGAAATGAGGCCTATTAgcctagaaaaaaaaactaaatataCGATATTATAAAGCATGCAGTATGTTGCAATAAAATATATATCAAGATTCAAGAATGATACCTATATTACATAATCTTTACTTGAATAACATCATTCTTTTAGTGTTCTTTGAAATGAAGTCTTCAATAATATGCTCATAATCAATCTTCTCCAACAGTTCACCTTCAAGTGCTATTATAGCCAAATCATTAAGTCTTTCTTGTGTCATTGTAGAACGCAAATAAGTCTTCAATAGCTTTAACTTAGAAAAGCTTCGCTCTGCTGATGCAACAGTCACAGGAATAGTCAACAAAACTCTATATGCAATAGTTGCATTAGGAAAACAACCATGCTCCTTTAAAAACCGCAAAATTTCAACAGGCCCCATTCTTTCTTCTGGAATGAAGTCTTGTAGAAACTTCAGCTCCATATATAGTTCTTTGGCATCAATATCAGATTTTTCATCCTTTTTAAGGACAGCCTCAAGATTATCACAAGAAGACTTCAAGCTTTGGTTATCCAACGACCGCAATGTTTCCGAAGTAAATAAGAAACCAAAATTTTTTTGGTATTCTTGGTACTGCTCAAATCTTGTTTCCAGAGAGACAATAGCTTGATCAATAAGAGTGTTAAAATACTCTATTCTAAATAACTCCTCTGGAGACATTGTGGCAATATTTGTGTCTTCTGGGTTCTCATCGTGATGCCTCTTTCttgtaatttttctttttttagtgaATGTAGTACCAATATCCATCTCAAGTGCAATTTCTTTGGCCGACTCCAAAGCTTGTAAGAAACCAGTTTCCCTATAGCCctcgaagaaagaaataagccctTTCACTTTCTTGATAGCAACATCAATAAGCATATCCTTTTCTTGCATTTGTTTGCTTACCAAATTAGCAGCATACAGTACCTCATACCAAATAGCAACTGCCACTATAAAGTCATATTGTCCAAGTTCATTATTTGCCAAACCTTTAGCCTCACTACTCTTTGCTGGATCGTTATCAATATCAGATACCTAAATTAAAAGAAGGAAAACATTTTTAATATATGAGATAACCAACAAAAGTACATTATTAAATCAGTACCAATATGAAAATGTTGGATACCTGAAGTAGAGCCTCCCGAATGTCTGCACACTGAAACCTGATAGCTTTAACACTATCAATGCGACTCTCCCATCGTGTAGCTGAAACTGACTTGAGAGTCAGTCCAGTTATGttttcttttagtatctgccatTTTTTTGTAGAGTTACCAGTG
It encodes:
- the LOC136457505 gene encoding uncharacterized protein, whose product is MVQDVFQVSPDPEGVGSVSSDPEGVGSVSPDPKGAGPVLLDPPGAGSVSPELEGAGFVSHKPSGTDLIDLFDHTSTQILKENITGLTLKSVSATRWESRIDSVKAIRFQCADIREALLQVSDIDNDPAKSSEAKGLANNELGQYDFIVAVAIWYEVLYAANLVSKQMQEKDMLIDVAIKKVKGLISFFEGYRETGFLQALESAKEIALEMDIGTTFTKKRKITRKRHHDENPEDTNIATMSPEELFRIEYFNTLIDQAIVSLETRFEQYQEYQKNFGFLFTSETLRSLDNQSLKSSCDNLEAVLKKDEKSDIDAKELYMELKFLQDFIPEERMGPVEILRFLKEHGCFPNATIAYRVLLTIPVTVASAERSFSKLKLLKTYLRSTMTQERLNDLAIIALEGELLEKIDYEHIIEDFISKNTKRMMLFK